The following are from one region of the Armigeres subalbatus isolate Guangzhou_Male unplaced genomic scaffold, GZ_Asu_2 Contig1589, whole genome shotgun sequence genome:
- the LOC134203027 gene encoding uncharacterized protein LOC134203027, whose protein sequence is MRKFKRARMDSHTAVDSAIVARARSLRSMEAAEKSFVSKEMEACFPLHQMFLFEKKTIDDFADMFPYLIKFQGILIHQTFSRIAPACDPRPDYKGVLAKCLLYNSQRYINVEDEYIRALLRIYDQMPVRGVQRKLNRFPSTEMHAVEHLVRWIKPTTNGFDSYLESMSDESHPHIVCIAEPMKTGPLHVVLNRNVTVPVKTSIIAIDILFRSFTVFGVPVPSELIMLMDFLALVLYKTKNQSNRITVNKLAALFKEAAKAED, encoded by the exons ATGCGAAAATTCAAACGCGCTAGAATGGATTCGCACACGGCTGTCGATTCGGCAATTGTGGCTCGCGCTCGTTCTTTGCGCTCAATGGAAGCAGCGGAAAAGTCATTTGTTTCTAAAGAAATGGAAGCATGCTTTCCACTCCATCAGATGTTCCTGTTCGAGAAAAAAACTATTGATGACTTTGCGGACATGTTTCcctatttaatcaaatttcaaGGCATACTG ATTCATCAAACTTTCTCTCGAATTGCTCCAGCATGTGATCCGAGGCCAGATTACAAAGGCGTACTGGCAAAATGTTTGCTGTACAATTCCCAACGGTATATCAACGTAGAGGATG AATATATCCGTGCACTGCTAAGGATCTATGATCAAATGCCAGTTCGGGGAGTCCAACGGAAACTCAATAGATTCCCGTCTACTGAAATGCATGCCGTGGAACATTTGGTTCGATGGATCAAG CCAACCACCAACGGATTCGATTCATATTTGGAATCGATGTCGGACGAGTCCCATCCACACATCGTGTGCATTGCAGAACCAATGAAGACAGGCCCACTGCATGTAGTTTTGAATAGAAACGTAACGGTTCCAGTAAAAACTTCAATCATCGCAATTGACATCCTCTTTCGGAGCTTCACAGTGTTCGGTGTCCCTGTCCCATCCGAACTTATAATGCTTATGGACTTTCTGGCCTTGGTCCTTTATAAAACGAAGAATCAGAGCAACAGGATTACTGTAAATAAGCTTGCGGCCCTGTTCAAAGAAGCGGCAAAGGCAGAGGATTAG